The Opitutaceae bacterium genome contains a region encoding:
- a CDS encoding molybdenum cofactor biosysynthesis protein → MRVRHIFISPGHNFYGHMGVPPGTHPAIEVDAVECVAGSGLKGDRFFDHKPDYKGQITFFSWDVFCDLRRELQLFNALPSAMRRNVITQGVNLMELVGRKFDLQGVSFEGIEECRPCEWMDEALGHGAEAWLRGKGGLRAKILTNGWLRKQAPSEQVSSRRIAASDWPENELG, encoded by the coding sequence ATGCGCGTGCGACACATCTTCATTTCACCCGGCCATAATTTCTATGGCCATATGGGTGTTCCGCCTGGGACGCATCCCGCGATCGAGGTGGACGCCGTCGAATGCGTCGCGGGAAGCGGCCTCAAGGGCGACCGATTCTTCGATCACAAACCGGACTACAAGGGGCAGATTACGTTCTTTTCCTGGGATGTGTTTTGCGACCTGCGCCGCGAGTTGCAGCTGTTTAATGCCCTGCCGTCCGCAATGCGGCGGAATGTGATTACGCAAGGGGTCAACCTAATGGAACTTGTTGGACGGAAGTTTGACCTCCAAGGGGTGTCTTTCGAGGGGATCGAGGAGTGCCGCCCCTGTGAATGGATGGACGAAGCTCTTGGCCACGGCGCGGAGGCCTGGCTGCGAGGCAAGGGTGGCCTGCGCGCAAAAATCCTCACGAACGGCTGGCTTAGAAAACAAGCTCCAAGCGAGCAGGTATCCAGCAGAAGAATCGCTGCAAGTGATTGGCCTGAGAACGAGTTGGGATAG
- a CDS encoding HDOD domain-containing protein, with amino-acid sequence MSVLSTQPREKILKIAQQIPASAQVLAQLGQLLMDVNSGLDEIAVLLKRDTALAARIIRISNSAAYGAGSRVASIEDAVSRVGFAEVYRLTGFASAAQVFDHDLNLYNIPGSLLRANTLVTALAIESLARRVGLDSRAAYTAGLMRSAGKVVLDKLGKQSSPYARSFSQSDQSNVLEWEKGLFGSTNCEISAMVLDAWHFPASVVSPIREHYLLTKPTGPYARHTTLLNIASGIAVECGFAMPGENGVWDLTPEKLKAENLSPAIVSECGQEAYQKFEEIKDCIS; translated from the coding sequence ATGAGTGTCCTCAGCACGCAACCCCGTGAGAAGATCCTGAAGATCGCCCAGCAGATTCCTGCTTCGGCTCAGGTACTCGCCCAACTTGGGCAGCTTCTTATGGATGTGAACTCCGGTCTCGATGAGATCGCGGTCCTTCTCAAGCGCGATACCGCGCTCGCAGCACGAATCATCCGTATCTCCAACAGTGCCGCCTACGGCGCAGGTTCCCGCGTCGCATCTATCGAGGATGCCGTGAGCCGTGTGGGCTTTGCCGAAGTTTACCGTCTCACCGGTTTTGCCTCCGCAGCACAGGTTTTCGATCACGACCTCAATCTCTACAACATCCCGGGAAGCCTGCTTCGCGCCAATACTCTCGTGACCGCGCTTGCAATCGAATCACTCGCCAGGCGCGTTGGCCTGGATTCGCGGGCCGCTTACACCGCCGGTCTCATGCGTTCGGCTGGCAAGGTCGTTCTCGACAAGTTGGGCAAGCAATCCTCGCCCTACGCCCGTAGCTTTTCCCAATCGGACCAGAGCAATGTGCTTGAGTGGGAGAAAGGCCTGTTTGGCTCCACCAATTGCGAAATCTCCGCGATGGTGCTGGATGCCTGGCATTTCCCCGCTTCCGTCGTTTCTCCCATTCGTGAGCACTATTTGCTGACGAAACCGACAGGACCGTACGCCCGACACACCACTCTGCTCAACATCGCCTCCGGCATTGCAGTCGAATGCGGTTTTGCCATGCCCGGCGAGAATGGCGTCTGGGACCTCACGCCTGAGAAGCTCAAGGCGGAGAACCTCTCGCCTGCCATCGTTTCAGAATGCGGCCAGGAAGCGTACCAGAAGTTCGAGGAGATCAAGGACTGCATCAGCTGA
- a CDS encoding 6-phosphofructokinase, with the protein MSELVGNVLVGQSGGPTAVINASVAGVVAEALNHSCIEEIYGSLNGVLGILQEDFIDLASESQQTIRGLRHTPGAALGTCRYKLKKQQDFDRVLEVFKAHNIRYFFYAGGNDSQDTADKISKLAAQQGYDLRVIGIPKTVDNDLPVTDHCPGYGSVVKFIGTTVRELACDAEAMGQHDLVTILEVMGRNAGWIAAGAAVAKRRDHPHDAPHLIYLPEVAFSTEKFVADVQRILKREKYCLIVVGEGLVDSDGNYVSASENTDAFGHAQLGGAGDYLASLVQQHLPSVKARVSKPGHPQRAAAHGGSKTDSDEAFLAGQAAVKAAINGESDVMVTLVRGTTDHYTCETGLAPLSEIANGVKKLPREWINEDGTSMNHQFVRYVQPLIQGETPVPYENGLPAFARLEKVRVDKLLPAYEL; encoded by the coding sequence ATGTCAGAACTCGTAGGAAATGTCTTGGTCGGCCAGTCTGGTGGCCCGACGGCTGTCATTAACGCCAGTGTCGCCGGTGTCGTGGCTGAAGCCCTGAACCACAGCTGCATTGAAGAAATCTACGGCTCGCTGAATGGCGTCCTCGGCATTCTTCAAGAGGACTTCATTGATCTCGCGTCGGAGTCCCAACAGACGATTCGCGGCCTTCGCCATACCCCGGGTGCGGCGCTCGGCACCTGCCGGTATAAACTGAAAAAGCAGCAGGATTTCGACCGCGTCCTCGAGGTCTTCAAGGCCCACAACATCCGCTATTTCTTCTACGCGGGCGGTAATGACTCCCAGGATACCGCCGACAAGATTTCGAAGCTGGCCGCTCAACAGGGTTACGACCTCCGCGTGATCGGCATTCCGAAGACCGTGGATAACGATCTCCCGGTGACCGATCATTGCCCAGGCTACGGTTCGGTTGTGAAGTTCATCGGCACCACCGTCCGCGAGCTCGCTTGCGACGCCGAGGCCATGGGTCAGCACGATCTCGTCACCATCCTCGAGGTCATGGGACGCAATGCTGGCTGGATCGCCGCCGGCGCCGCTGTCGCCAAGCGCCGCGACCACCCGCACGATGCCCCGCACCTGATTTATCTCCCGGAGGTCGCGTTCTCGACGGAGAAGTTCGTCGCGGATGTTCAGCGCATTCTGAAGCGCGAGAAGTACTGCCTCATCGTTGTTGGTGAAGGACTCGTCGATTCGGATGGCAACTATGTGAGCGCCTCGGAGAATACTGATGCGTTTGGACATGCCCAACTTGGCGGTGCGGGCGACTACCTCGCTTCGCTCGTGCAGCAACACCTCCCGAGTGTGAAGGCCCGCGTTTCGAAGCCAGGTCACCCACAACGCGCCGCCGCCCACGGTGGTTCGAAGACGGACTCCGATGAGGCGTTCCTCGCCGGCCAGGCAGCCGTGAAGGCCGCCATCAACGGCGAGTCCGATGTCATGGTCACCCTCGTGCGCGGCACCACCGACCATTACACGTGCGAAACCGGTCTGGCTCCCCTCTCCGAGATTGCCAACGGCGTGAAGAAGCTCCCACGCGAGTGGATCAATGAAGACGGCACCAGCATGAACCATCAGTTCGTGCGCTACGTCCAGCCGTTGATCCAGGGTGAGACGCCCGTGCCCTACGAGAACGGTCTTCCCGCGTTCGCTCGACTCGAAAAGGTTCGCGTCGACAAGCTTCTCCCAGCCTACGAGCTCTGA
- a CDS encoding pseudouridine synthase translates to MPRLDQLLASLGYGSRREVRHLVDAGRVTVDAKVANDAGCKVRELHAVLVDGLPLDHPEPLLLMLHKPAGLVCSHDPREGPSVYDLLPSRWRARNPQVTSVGRLDKDTTGLLLLTDESSLVHRLTSPKHKVPKVYEVEVDTDLPTCLAQEFASGAMRLPGEDKPCEPAELVQTGPRRATVTLTEGRYHQVKRMFAVHGCGVTKLHRSRFGALNLDGVAPGTWRELALDAV, encoded by the coding sequence ATGCCTCGCCTCGACCAACTTCTCGCCAGCCTCGGCTATGGCTCACGCCGGGAGGTGCGCCACCTGGTGGACGCCGGGCGGGTGACGGTGGATGCCAAGGTGGCGAATGATGCAGGATGCAAGGTGCGGGAGCTTCACGCCGTCCTGGTCGATGGCCTTCCCCTGGACCACCCCGAGCCACTTCTCCTGATGTTGCACAAACCGGCGGGATTGGTGTGTTCGCACGACCCGCGCGAGGGCCCTTCCGTTTACGACCTTCTCCCATCCCGCTGGCGGGCGAGAAATCCTCAAGTGACAAGCGTGGGCAGGTTGGACAAAGACACCACCGGTCTCCTCCTGCTCACCGATGAGAGTTCGCTCGTGCACCGACTCACGTCGCCCAAACACAAGGTGCCGAAGGTATATGAGGTGGAAGTCGACACTGACCTGCCGACGTGCCTCGCCCAGGAATTCGCGAGTGGCGCCATGCGCCTCCCCGGGGAAGACAAGCCCTGCGAGCCTGCCGAGTTGGTGCAGACGGGCCCACGGCGCGCCACTGTGACGCTGACAGAGGGGCGCTATCACCAGGTAAAACGCATGTTTGCCGTCCATGGCTGTGGGGTGACCAAGCTGCACCGCAGTCGGTTCGGCGCTTTGAACCTGGATGGGGTGGCGCCCGGGACTTGGCGGGAACTCGCGCTGGACGCCGTTTGA
- a CDS encoding adenine phosphoribosyltransferase — MSTGSELLKSRVRTVRNWPIPGVNFRDVTTVFQDPEAFRLVIDSFEQDARSREVDVVAAVDARGFILGGALAYKLGKPFVLVRKKGKLPYKTLSEDYQLEYGTATVEIHADACKPGDRVLVLDDLIATGGTLSAAVRLFRALNAEVVGVAAIIDLPELGGSVRLRELGVRVLSLCEFTEHE, encoded by the coding sequence GTGTCCACCGGCTCTGAATTGCTCAAGTCCCGCGTCCGCACGGTCCGCAACTGGCCCATCCCAGGCGTCAATTTCCGGGATGTCACCACGGTCTTTCAGGACCCGGAAGCCTTCCGCTTGGTGATCGACAGCTTCGAGCAGGATGCCCGTTCCCGGGAGGTCGATGTCGTGGCTGCCGTGGATGCCCGCGGGTTCATCTTGGGTGGGGCGCTCGCATACAAATTGGGCAAGCCCTTCGTACTGGTTCGCAAGAAAGGGAAGCTCCCTTACAAGACGCTTTCAGAAGATTACCAGCTCGAGTACGGTACGGCGACGGTCGAGATTCATGCAGACGCATGCAAACCGGGCGACAGGGTCCTCGTGCTCGATGACTTGATCGCCACGGGTGGCACGCTGTCCGCCGCCGTACGCCTGTTTCGCGCGCTTAACGCTGAGGTTGTCGGCGTGGCCGCGATCATCGACCTCCCGGAGCTCGGCGGCTCCGTGCGGCTTCGCGAACTGGGGGTACGCGTGCTGTCGCTCTGCGAGTTTACCGAGCACGAATGA
- a CDS encoding YhbY family RNA-binding protein, with the protein MDQPSLTGSQKTFLRGLGQTREPALMVGRAGLTSEFYRELARLIETQELVKLRFVGWDRHQRARLMEEIEREGRCLCVGSVGHTALFYREQPDPEKRKLVLVH; encoded by the coding sequence ATGGATCAACCCAGCCTGACCGGCTCACAGAAGACATTCCTACGCGGCCTCGGCCAGACACGCGAGCCAGCGCTCATGGTGGGGCGTGCAGGCCTGACCTCCGAGTTCTACCGGGAACTGGCGCGGCTGATTGAAACCCAGGAGCTCGTCAAACTGCGCTTTGTGGGCTGGGATCGGCACCAACGGGCGCGGCTAATGGAGGAGATCGAGCGCGAAGGCCGTTGCCTTTGCGTGGGTTCAGTGGGGCATACGGCACTTTTCTATCGCGAGCAACCCGATCCCGAAAAACGCAAGCTCGTGCTCGTTCACTGA
- a CDS encoding GYF domain-containing protein, with translation MYTVLGDDGKEYGPATTEQILAWKRDGRVDDETKVRRAGEAEWVLLAEIPELSGRAAPDEDAPPPLPEAWATEGTLAQAVPASGPLDPLACFERAWEVFKANGGLLIGACAIVGVLQLSTLLHPVLGYVFAFAIAGPLYGGLSRLILLTLRGTPPRVAEVFSGFRIQRNSLVQASAVRAALELLVTIPFILHLQDIRPMPVYLLAICGAAGIYISLAYVFTFPLVIDRGLGFWEAMESSRRLVMAQPFRVFLVLLLAALLVFLGLLCFLAGAVVTLPVAMVAYCLAYEHITRAAD, from the coding sequence ATGTACACGGTCCTCGGAGACGACGGAAAGGAATATGGCCCGGCCACGACGGAGCAGATCCTAGCCTGGAAACGGGATGGCCGTGTCGATGACGAGACCAAGGTCCGGCGGGCGGGAGAGGCCGAGTGGGTCCTTCTCGCCGAGATTCCTGAACTCTCGGGCAGGGCGGCTCCCGATGAAGACGCGCCGCCACCCTTGCCGGAAGCGTGGGCAACCGAGGGCACGCTTGCACAGGCCGTGCCGGCTTCCGGGCCGCTAGATCCCCTCGCCTGCTTCGAACGCGCTTGGGAGGTCTTCAAGGCGAATGGCGGGTTGTTGATTGGCGCGTGCGCAATCGTGGGCGTCCTTCAGCTGTCCACGCTATTGCATCCAGTACTTGGATACGTGTTCGCCTTTGCGATTGCCGGGCCGCTCTACGGAGGACTCTCCCGGCTGATTCTTCTCACGCTCCGGGGCACCCCACCCCGCGTCGCGGAGGTCTTTTCCGGCTTCCGCATCCAGCGCAATTCGCTTGTCCAGGCTTCGGCGGTACGCGCCGCCCTGGAGCTTCTGGTTACGATCCCGTTTATCCTGCACCTGCAGGACATCCGCCCAATGCCCGTCTACCTCCTCGCCATTTGCGGCGCGGCCGGCATCTACATCTCACTCGCCTACGTTTTCACCTTCCCGCTCGTGATTGACCGGGGGCTCGGCTTCTGGGAGGCGATGGAATCGAGTCGCCGCCTCGTCATGGCGCAACCCTTTCGGGTCTTCCTGGTGCTGCTCCTGGCGGCGTTGCTCGTCTTCCTGGGATTGCTTTGCTTCCTCGCCGGCGCGGTGGTGACCCTGCCCGTGGCGATGGTCGCCTACTGCCTCGCCTACGAGCACATCACGCGCGCCGCGGATTAG
- a CDS encoding NAD(P)-dependent oxidoreductase has protein sequence MSRPLTIWCNVALPDASRADWAARLSPHHVLFAETKSATVVDATGPDPQLLAADVVYGQPDPQQLATSKRLRWFEASSAGYARYDTTALQELFEKRGIFFSNSSSVFAEPCAQHVLSQMLMLARALPECWSNQLESRGWPYAEVRRHSRLLGGETVVMLGFGAIARRLVELLAPFRMKLFAVRRKAFSVPGVHVVGEDRLSALLGEADHVINLLPEGESTFHFVNARRLACIKPGARFYNIGRGGTVDQRALREALESGRLGAACLDVMTPEPLPPDDPLWSAPRCYLTPHTGGGFSGELEALLAHFAQNLASVAAGDPPTLDRIW, from the coding sequence ATGAGCCGCCCGCTCACGATCTGGTGCAACGTCGCTCTTCCCGATGCCAGTCGTGCCGACTGGGCTGCACGCCTGTCACCCCACCACGTGCTTTTTGCCGAGACAAAAAGTGCGACTGTTGTGGACGCCACCGGACCGGATCCGCAGCTGCTCGCCGCCGACGTGGTGTACGGCCAGCCCGATCCACAGCAGCTTGCCACTTCGAAACGGCTGCGTTGGTTTGAGGCGTCCAGCGCCGGTTACGCGCGTTACGACACGACCGCCCTGCAGGAGCTCTTTGAGAAGCGCGGGATCTTCTTCTCCAACTCCTCAAGTGTCTTCGCCGAGCCCTGCGCCCAACACGTCCTGTCGCAGATGCTGATGCTCGCCAGGGCGCTTCCAGAATGCTGGTCAAACCAGCTTGAGTCCCGCGGCTGGCCGTACGCGGAGGTCCGCCGCCACTCCCGGCTCCTTGGAGGGGAGACGGTGGTGATGCTTGGCTTCGGTGCCATCGCGCGCCGGCTCGTCGAGTTGCTCGCACCCTTTCGGATGAAACTCTTCGCGGTGCGTCGAAAGGCCTTCAGCGTCCCGGGCGTACACGTGGTGGGTGAGGATCGGCTCAGCGCCTTGCTGGGCGAAGCAGACCACGTGATCAATCTCCTGCCGGAAGGGGAGTCGACGTTTCACTTCGTCAATGCCCGCCGCCTTGCCTGCATCAAGCCCGGGGCGCGCTTCTACAATATCGGCCGTGGTGGCACAGTCGACCAGAGAGCCTTGCGCGAGGCCCTTGAGTCCGGCCGCCTGGGAGCGGCGTGCCTTGATGTGATGACTCCCGAGCCGTTGCCGCCCGACGACCCGCTCTGGTCGGCGCCGCGCTGCTACCTCACGCCACACACCGGCGGCGGTTTTTCAGGTGAACTCGAAGCGCTTCTCGCGCATTTTGCCCAGAACCTCGCGTCCGTGGCGGCCGGCGATCCACCGACCCTGGATCGTATCTGGTAA
- a CDS encoding hemolysin family protein, producing MLSLLFLFAGLLLVAGIAGAAELALGMVHKGQLEAEAEAGSERAKRILEWIENPHPILAPLRLVCLVTAGFLGALAFQLVGRVTAEVELPSSLVSYTWVIHGIAIVAVVALGYLVVEALPRRLAVANPERIAIVFVGLASFLRSLLKPVTGTVDWILAGILRLFGWEAKPRQAAVTEDEVNELIEQGLQSGVFNKAETEMVAGVLELDQLPVTALMTPRPKIVFLNYDEPEEVNWRKIVSSGHSYFPVFQGTRDQVMGMVAVKALWAHSAIGLSTDLKNLMVPPLMVPEKMTAIQLLENFKKTGKHIALVTNEFGAIQGLVTLIDVLEAIVGDLPAQGRREAPAAKQREDGSWLVDATLPIAEAKSLFEIDELPQEREAEFKTLGGFVVTQLGRIPAAGDYFLAAGWRFEVVDMDRNRVDKLLVARASGSTRPTIPNAA from the coding sequence ATGCTTTCCTTGCTCTTCTTGTTTGCCGGCCTGCTTCTCGTGGCGGGCATCGCGGGTGCGGCGGAGCTTGCCTTGGGCATGGTTCATAAGGGCCAGCTGGAAGCTGAAGCCGAGGCGGGTAGCGAGCGTGCCAAGCGGATTTTGGAGTGGATCGAAAATCCCCACCCCATTCTTGCACCACTGCGGCTCGTCTGCTTGGTCACGGCGGGATTTCTTGGCGCCCTCGCGTTTCAGCTCGTGGGGCGGGTGACTGCCGAAGTTGAGCTGCCCTCGAGCCTCGTTTCGTACACGTGGGTGATCCATGGCATTGCGATCGTAGCAGTGGTCGCGCTCGGTTACCTGGTCGTGGAGGCCCTGCCCAGGCGCCTGGCAGTCGCCAACCCGGAGCGGATCGCCATCGTCTTCGTTGGCCTCGCCTCTTTTCTTCGTTCGCTTCTCAAGCCGGTGACCGGAACGGTGGATTGGATTCTCGCTGGCATCCTCAGGCTTTTTGGGTGGGAAGCAAAGCCTCGCCAAGCCGCGGTCACTGAAGACGAAGTCAATGAGCTTATCGAGCAGGGTCTTCAGTCCGGCGTTTTCAACAAGGCTGAGACAGAGATGGTCGCAGGCGTTTTGGAGCTGGATCAGTTGCCGGTCACGGCGCTGATGACCCCTCGGCCGAAAATTGTGTTTCTCAACTACGATGAGCCGGAGGAGGTGAATTGGCGAAAAATCGTCTCCAGTGGACACTCCTACTTTCCGGTATTCCAAGGCACGCGCGACCAAGTGATGGGCATGGTGGCGGTCAAGGCACTGTGGGCCCATTCCGCCATTGGCCTTTCCACCGACTTGAAGAACCTGATGGTGCCGCCACTGATGGTCCCTGAGAAAATGACTGCGATCCAGCTTCTTGAGAATTTTAAGAAGACCGGAAAGCACATCGCCCTCGTCACAAACGAGTTTGGCGCAATCCAGGGCCTGGTGACGCTCATCGATGTGCTTGAGGCGATTGTGGGTGACCTGCCGGCACAGGGCAGGCGTGAGGCGCCTGCCGCCAAGCAACGTGAAGATGGGTCATGGCTGGTCGATGCGACTCTTCCCATCGCCGAGGCCAAGTCGCTATTTGAAATCGATGAACTGCCGCAGGAACGTGAAGCGGAATTCAAGACCCTTGGGGGATTTGTGGTGACGCAACTCGGGCGAATCCCCGCTGCCGGCGATTATTTTCTCGCAGCGGGCTGGCGATTTGAAGTGGTCGATATGGACCGAAATCGCGTCGATAAGCTATTGGTGGCGCGTGCTTCAGGCTCTACCAGGCCGACGATCCCCAACGCCGCGTGA
- a CDS encoding RNA-binding protein: MSNSKLYVGNMSFKTSEDELRSAFGQFGSVTDVYVAMDKMTGRPRGFAFVTMGTPEEAKTAAEKLNGTDLGGRTLTVNEARPKEEGAGRSFGGGGGGGGRGFGGGGGGGGRDRGFGGGGGRDRRDRRG, encoded by the coding sequence ATGAGTAACTCGAAGCTCTACGTGGGCAATATGTCCTTCAAGACCTCCGAAGACGAACTCCGTTCGGCCTTCGGCCAGTTCGGTTCCGTCACCGACGTTTACGTCGCTATGGACAAGATGACCGGTCGCCCCCGCGGTTTTGCCTTCGTCACGATGGGCACGCCCGAAGAGGCGAAGACAGCCGCAGAGAAGTTGAACGGCACCGACCTCGGTGGCCGCACGCTCACCGTCAATGAAGCTCGTCCCAAGGAAGAGGGCGCTGGTCGCTCCTTCGGTGGTGGCGGCGGCGGCGGTGGCCGTGGTTTTGGTGGTGGCGGTGGCGGCGGTGGCCGTGACCGTGGCTTCGGTGGTGGTGGCGGCCGTGACCGTCGCGATCGCCGCGGTTAA